The following proteins are co-located in the Pirellulales bacterium genome:
- the map gene encoding type I methionyl aminopeptidase: MINLRSPREIALMRRAGLLVWQAHQAAGALVKPGATTAEIDLAIERHFAEHNAVPLFKGVQGTVPFPAVTCISINEEVVHGIPGPRRLVEGDVVSIDTGCKLDGWCGDAAVTRAVGQVRPEMRRLLDVTKGTLDLAIDLMKVKTRWSQVAAEMELYVRDAGFYVVETFVGHGIGREMHEEPQVPNFCSKQFRKSGDFDLRPGLVIAIEPMVNMGTGKVKGMPDHWTQVTKDGKPSAHFEHTVAMTKEGPVKLTAGPNGEDV, translated from the coding sequence GTGATCAACCTTCGTTCGCCTAGAGAGATCGCCCTGATGCGCCGAGCGGGCTTGCTCGTTTGGCAGGCCCACCAGGCGGCCGGCGCGCTGGTGAAGCCGGGCGCCACCACGGCGGAGATCGACCTGGCCATCGAACGCCACTTCGCCGAGCACAACGCGGTTCCCTTGTTCAAGGGCGTGCAGGGCACGGTCCCCTTCCCGGCCGTGACCTGCATCTCGATCAACGAAGAGGTGGTCCACGGCATTCCCGGCCCGCGGCGTCTGGTCGAGGGCGACGTGGTGAGCATCGACACCGGCTGCAAGCTCGACGGCTGGTGCGGCGACGCGGCCGTGACCCGCGCGGTGGGCCAGGTACGGCCGGAAATGCGGCGGCTGCTCGACGTCACCAAGGGAACGCTCGATCTGGCGATCGACCTGATGAAGGTCAAAACGCGCTGGAGCCAGGTTGCGGCCGAAATGGAGCTGTACGTTCGCGACGCGGGTTTCTACGTGGTCGAGACGTTCGTCGGCCACGGCATCGGCCGCGAGATGCACGAAGAACCGCAAGTGCCCAACTTCTGCAGCAAACAGTTCCGCAAAAGCGGCGATTTCGACTTGCGGCCCGGCCTGGTGATCGCCATCGAACCGATGGTCAACATGGGCACGGGCAAGGTGAAGGGCATGCCCGACCATTGGACGCAGGTCACCAAAGACGGCAAGCCGAGCGCTCATTTCGAGCACACGGTGGCCATGACGAAGGAGGGCCCCGTCAAACTCACGGCGGGGCCGAATGGGGAAGACGTGTAG
- a CDS encoding DUF1549 and DUF1553 domain-containing protein produces MKLSGILWMGVLYLAIISTTRAEEAAGRPPEKLPEGRSLVRIEATPPSVELKYPYAYRQLLLTGQLDSGERVDVTRLVQPEVPEAVVSLSPAGQVRPKADGVGELKFSLSGQTVVVPVTVSGQSQPYAVSFVRDVQPTLSKLGCNAGTCHGAAQGKNGFKLSLRGYDPLFDHRALTDDLAGRRFNRAAPDQSLMLLKPTGAVPHVGGVLTHRGERYYELLRAWIADGVKLDLDSPRVASIDIFPKNSVIPLPGMRQQMAVVATYSDGQVRDVTAEAFIESSLAEKIEVDKQGLATAARRGEAAMLARYEGAYAATTVIVMGDRGGFAWRDTPVNSHVDELVYDKLKSMRILPSELCTDAEFLRRVDLDLLGLSPTAEQVRAFLADTRDTKTKRDELIDRLIGSPEFVENWTNKWADLLQVNRKFLGEEGAWAFRNWIEQAVASNMPYDKFVYSVLTASGSTLDNPPAAYYKVLREPGDVMENTTQLFLAVRFNCNKCHDHPFERWTQDQYYHLAAYFAQVGRKPAPEYAGRNIGGTAVERPLPLVEVVYDQAGGDVTHVRTGQVSAPLFPYTHAGQVPDHAARREQLARWITAKENPYFAKSYVNRIWGYLLGVGIIEPLDDIRAGNPPTNPELLQRLTDDFIAGGFDARTLFRTICKSRVYQHSLATNEWNQDDETNYSHALARRLPAETLYDAIHRATGSEIRLPGVPANFLATQLPDSSVQLEDGFLDLFGKPPRESACECERSTGVMLGQALNLVNGPTIARAISDPNNRITKLVAGEKDDRKVIEEIFMSILCRPPSEQEVASALDAVRAEKEEQEKHAAALAAYERDLLPKKQAEWEQSQTAVNWVVLEPASLASAGGATLTRQPDNSVLVTGNHPPTDTYNITAQTDLPAVTAVRIELLPDDSLPAKGPGRAPNGNLVLNELKVTAAPVGDAAQAKPLTLQSAQSDFAQDGFPATLAVDGNAQGSSGWAVSPKFGETHTAIFETTQDLVNAGGTLLTFTLEQQFGGQHTIGRFRISVTSAKRPVSLQGPPAPIAALLAVPAETRTAEQKTELANYFRSIDAELAQLQRAAAESAKQPDAYRLLGAQDLAWALLNSPAFLFNR; encoded by the coding sequence ATGAAATTATCCGGCATCTTGTGGATGGGCGTGCTTTATCTTGCCATCATCTCGACGACACGTGCTGAAGAAGCCGCCGGCCGACCACCGGAAAAACTGCCGGAAGGCCGCTCGCTGGTGCGGATTGAAGCCACGCCGCCCTCGGTCGAATTGAAGTATCCTTACGCCTATCGGCAGTTGCTGCTCACCGGCCAGCTCGATTCGGGCGAGCGGGTCGATGTCACGCGGTTGGTGCAGCCCGAAGTTCCCGAGGCGGTCGTTTCGCTTTCACCGGCCGGTCAGGTGCGGCCCAAAGCCGATGGCGTCGGCGAGCTGAAGTTCTCGCTCAGCGGGCAAACGGTGGTGGTGCCCGTGACCGTGAGCGGGCAAAGCCAGCCCTATGCGGTGAGCTTCGTTCGCGATGTGCAGCCGACGCTCTCGAAGCTGGGCTGCAATGCGGGCACGTGCCACGGCGCGGCCCAAGGCAAGAACGGCTTTAAGCTGTCGCTGCGGGGCTACGATCCGCTCTTCGACCACCGGGCCTTGACCGACGACCTGGCGGGCCGGCGCTTCAACCGCGCGGCGCCCGATCAGAGCCTGATGCTGCTCAAGCCGACCGGCGCCGTGCCGCACGTGGGCGGCGTGCTCACGCACCGCGGCGAGCGCTACTATGAGCTGCTCAGGGCCTGGATCGCCGACGGCGTGAAGCTCGATCTCGACAGCCCACGCGTGGCCAGCATCGACATCTTTCCCAAGAATTCGGTGATTCCCTTGCCGGGCATGCGGCAGCAGATGGCGGTCGTGGCCACCTACAGCGACGGCCAGGTGCGCGACGTGACCGCCGAGGCGTTTATCGAGAGCAGCCTGGCCGAAAAGATCGAAGTCGACAAGCAGGGCCTGGCCACGGCCGCGCGCCGCGGCGAAGCGGCGATGCTGGCCCGCTACGAAGGCGCCTACGCGGCGACCACCGTGATCGTCATGGGCGACCGCGGCGGATTCGCCTGGCGCGACACGCCGGTCAACAGTCACGTCGACGAGTTGGTCTACGACAAGCTCAAGAGCATGCGCATTCTGCCGAGCGAGCTCTGCACCGACGCTGAGTTTCTCCGCCGCGTCGATCTCGACCTGTTGGGCCTTTCGCCCACGGCCGAGCAAGTGCGGGCGTTTCTGGCCGACACGCGCGACACCAAGACGAAGCGCGACGAGCTGATCGATCGGCTGATCGGCAGCCCGGAGTTTGTCGAGAACTGGACCAACAAATGGGCCGACCTGCTGCAGGTGAACCGCAAGTTCCTGGGCGAAGAGGGGGCCTGGGCCTTCCGCAATTGGATCGAGCAGGCGGTGGCCAGCAACATGCCCTACGACAAGTTTGTTTACAGCGTGCTGACCGCCAGCGGCTCGACGCTCGACAATCCCCCGGCGGCCTACTACAAGGTGCTGCGCGAGCCGGGCGACGTGATGGAGAACACGACGCAGCTTTTCTTGGCCGTGCGGTTCAACTGCAACAAGTGCCACGACCATCCCTTCGAGCGTTGGACGCAAGACCAGTATTATCACCTGGCGGCCTACTTCGCGCAGGTCGGGCGCAAGCCGGCGCCGGAGTACGCCGGCCGCAACATCGGCGGCACCGCCGTGGAGCGACCGTTGCCGCTGGTCGAGGTGGTGTATGACCAGGCGGGCGGCGACGTGACGCACGTCCGCACGGGGCAGGTTTCCGCACCACTCTTCCCGTACACGCACGCGGGGCAGGTGCCCGACCACGCCGCCCGACGCGAGCAGCTTGCCCGTTGGATCACCGCCAAAGAGAATCCTTACTTTGCCAAGAGCTACGTGAACCGCATCTGGGGATACTTGCTGGGCGTGGGCATCATCGAACCGCTGGACGACATTCGGGCAGGCAATCCGCCGACGAATCCCGAGCTGTTGCAGCGGCTGACCGACGACTTTATCGCCGGCGGCTTCGACGCCCGGACTCTGTTTCGCACGATTTGCAAGTCGCGGGTCTATCAGCATTCGTTGGCGACCAACGAGTGGAACCAGGACGACGAGACGAATTATTCGCACGCCCTGGCCCGCCGTCTGCCGGCCGAGACGCTGTATGATGCGATCCACCGTGCGACCGGCAGCGAGATTCGGCTGCCGGGCGTGCCGGCCAACTTTCTGGCCACGCAGTTGCCCGACAGCAGCGTGCAGCTTGAAGACGGCTTTTTGGACCTTTTTGGCAAACCGCCTCGCGAGAGCGCATGCGAGTGCGAACGCTCGACCGGCGTGATGCTGGGCCAGGCCTTGAATCTGGTGAACGGCCCGACCATTGCGCGGGCCATCAGCGATCCGAACAACCGCATTACCAAATTGGTGGCGGGCGAGAAAGACGACCGCAAGGTCATCGAAGAGATCTTCATGTCGATTCTCTGCCGGCCGCCCAGCGAACAGGAAGTGGCGTCGGCGCTGGATGCCGTTCGGGCTGAGAAAGAAGAGCAAGAAAAGCACGCCGCGGCCCTGGCCGCCTACGAACGCGACCTGTTGCCCAAGAAGCAAGCGGAGTGGGAACAAAGCCAGACGGCCGTGAACTGGGTGGTGCTGGAACCGGCCTCGCTGGCCTCGGCCGGCGGCGCCACGCTGACGCGGCAGCCCGACAACTCGGTGCTGGTCACGGGCAACCATCCGCCGACCGACACCTACAACATCACCGCCCAGACCGATCTGCCGGCGGTCACGGCCGTTCGCATCGAGCTTTTGCCCGACGACAGCTTGCCGGCCAAGGGTCCGGGCCGGGCACCCAACGGCAACCTGGTGCTCAATGAGTTGAAGGTCACAGCGGCTCCGGTCGGCGACGCCGCCCAAGCGAAGCCGCTGACTTTGCAAAGCGCCCAGTCTGATTTCGCCCAGGACGGCTTTCCGGCCACGTTGGCCGTCGACGGCAACGCTCAAGGGTCGAGCGGCTGGGCGGTCTCGCCCAAGTTTGGCGAGACCCACACGGCGATCTTCGAAACGACGCAAGACCTCGTCAACGCCGGAGGGACGCTGCTAACGTTTACCCTCGAGCAGCAGTTCGGCGGGCAACACACGATCGGCCGCTTCCGTATTTCCGTGACCAGTGCCAAGCGGCCCGTGAGCTTGCAAGGTCCGCCGGCGCCGATCGCCGCGCTCTTGGCGGTGCCCGCCGAGACGCGGACGGCCGAGCAAAAGACTGAGCTAGCGAACTACTTCCGCTCGATCGACGCGGAGCTGGCCCAGTTGCAGCGCGCCGCGGCCGAGTCTGCCAAGCAGCCCGATGCGTATCGCCTGCTCGGCGCCCAGGATTTAGCCTGGGCATTGCTGAACAGCCCGGCGTTCTTGTTTAATCGATAG
- the rplO gene encoding 50S ribosomal protein L15: MNLHDIHRGIKKNTKRLRIGRGLGSGRGKTAGRGHKGQGQLAGWTAHPAFEGGQMPLVRRVPKRGFNNRWALTVKAVNVGDLDRWFEDGAEVTVESLKAAGKIKGRFDVLKVLGDGELKRKLKVSAHRFSASALEKIKAAGGEAVTLPGKAPVVKGKKKVKVE; encoded by the coding sequence ATGAATCTGCACGACATCCATCGCGGCATCAAAAAGAACACCAAGCGGCTGCGCATCGGTCGCGGACTCGGTTCGGGCCGCGGCAAAACAGCCGGACGCGGCCACAAGGGCCAGGGTCAGTTGGCCGGTTGGACCGCCCATCCCGCGTTCGAAGGCGGGCAGATGCCGCTGGTGCGCCGCGTGCCCAAGCGCGGTTTCAACAATCGCTGGGCCCTGACGGTCAAGGCCGTCAACGTCGGCGATCTCGACCGCTGGTTTGAGGATGGCGCCGAAGTCACGGTGGAGTCGCTCAAGGCGGCCGGTAAAATCAAGGGCCGGTTCGACGTCTTGAAGGTGCTTGGCGACGGCGAGCTTAAAAGGAAACTCAAGGTTTCCGCCCACCGCTTCAGCGCTTCGGCGCTGGAAAAGATCAAGGCCGCCGGCGGCGAAGCGGTGACCTTGCCGGGCAAAGCGCCCGTCGTCAAGGGAAAGAAGAAGGTCAAGGTCGAATGA
- a CDS encoding adenylate kinase — MRLIFIGPPGAGKGTQSQRLLEYLGIPHLSTGDMLRQAVREQTDAGLMAAPYMDAGQLVPDDIILKLMDERLSRSDCHQGALFDGFPRTLAQARGLDQMLQRAGLPLDIVLELNVDDAEVIRRLAGRGRHDDKPAVLAERLKAYWKTTRPLLDYYRKKGLLRVIDGLGTTDQVFERIRAVLDAAGHRRQEELKAE, encoded by the coding sequence ATGCGACTGATTTTTATTGGTCCCCCTGGGGCCGGCAAGGGGACGCAATCTCAGCGGCTGTTGGAATACCTCGGTATTCCGCACCTTTCCACCGGCGACATGCTGCGCCAGGCGGTGCGCGAGCAGACCGACGCCGGACTGATGGCCGCTCCCTATATGGACGCCGGACAGCTTGTGCCCGACGACATCATTCTTAAGCTGATGGATGAGCGTCTGAGCCGTAGCGACTGCCACCAAGGGGCCTTGTTCGACGGCTTTCCGCGCACCTTGGCCCAGGCCCGCGGGCTCGACCAAATGCTCCAGCGGGCGGGCCTCCCGCTGGACATCGTATTGGAATTGAACGTCGACGACGCCGAAGTCATCCGTCGGCTGGCGGGCCGTGGCCGCCACGACGACAAGCCCGCCGTGCTCGCCGAGCGCCTGAAAGCCTATTGGAAGACTACCCGGCCGTTGCTCGATTATTATCGCAAGAAGGGTCTCCTGCGCGTCATCGACGGCCTGGGAACGACCGACCAGGTTTTCGAGCGCATTCGGGCGGTGCTGGACGCTGCCGGCCATCGCCGACAAGAGGAGCTGAAAGCGGAGTGA
- the secY gene encoding preprotein translocase subunit SecY: MWEKIRIVFTIPELRRKIFLTLGLLAIYRVGFWIPLPIIDQSKAGTLFSQQGGFGDILKSVATFSASRLDEATIFGLGIMPYISASIIFQLLGSVWKPLEELQKEGESGRKKINEYTRYATVVLCLFQSWFYLRFLVGSGMIQQQFLNDNGSLQLSWTIVSVMIMTAGTIFLMWLGEQIDEFGIGNGISLLIMAGILARMPKAGIDLLRPIFRGELQLEAAPGEMGVAKLIVLASLFVAVVFGVVFITQGQRRIPMQSAKHVRGRRVFGGGTRQYLPLRVNQAGVMPIIFASSLLMFPGVGFDFLGKALPTDAEKYPIGTAFSQFFADAGHAFMSPSAYTHNVLYVVLIYFFCYFWTAITFNPKDMSENLKNFGSFIPGYRPGKRTADYLEKVMVRITYVGAGFLALVAIMPTLVANTAEIEYNLASFYGGTGLLIAVSVAFDLVQKIDSHLVMRNYKGLLE, encoded by the coding sequence ATGTGGGAAAAAATTCGCATCGTCTTCACGATCCCTGAGCTGCGCAGAAAAATCTTTCTGACGCTCGGGCTGCTGGCGATCTACCGGGTCGGCTTCTGGATTCCGCTGCCGATCATCGACCAGTCGAAGGCCGGCACGCTCTTTTCGCAGCAGGGCGGCTTTGGCGACATTCTCAAGAGCGTCGCCACCTTCAGCGCGTCGCGGCTCGACGAGGCCACGATTTTCGGCCTGGGAATCATGCCGTACATCTCGGCCTCGATTATCTTCCAGTTGCTGGGCAGCGTCTGGAAACCGTTGGAAGAGTTGCAAAAAGAAGGCGAAAGCGGCCGCAAGAAGATCAACGAATATACGCGCTATGCGACCGTTGTGCTGTGTCTCTTCCAAAGCTGGTTCTACCTGCGGTTCCTGGTTGGCAGCGGCATGATCCAGCAGCAGTTCTTGAACGACAACGGCTCGCTGCAGCTTTCCTGGACCATTGTCTCGGTGATGATCATGACCGCCGGCACCATCTTTCTGATGTGGCTCGGCGAGCAGATCGACGAATTCGGCATCGGCAACGGCATCAGCCTGTTGATTATGGCGGGCATTCTGGCCCGCATGCCGAAGGCGGGCATCGACCTGCTGCGGCCGATCTTTCGCGGCGAGCTGCAGTTGGAAGCCGCCCCCGGCGAAATGGGCGTCGCCAAGCTCATCGTGCTGGCCTCGCTGTTTGTGGCCGTGGTGTTTGGAGTGGTGTTCATCACCCAGGGCCAGCGGCGCATCCCGATGCAAAGCGCCAAGCACGTCCGCGGGCGGCGGGTGTTCGGCGGCGGCACGCGGCAGTACCTTCCGTTGCGGGTCAATCAGGCCGGCGTGATGCCGATCATTTTTGCCAGCAGCCTGCTGATGTTTCCCGGCGTCGGTTTTGATTTTCTCGGCAAAGCGCTCCCCACCGACGCGGAGAAGTACCCCATCGGAACGGCGTTCTCGCAGTTCTTTGCCGACGCCGGCCACGCGTTCATGTCGCCCTCGGCCTACACGCACAACGTGCTCTACGTGGTCCTGATCTACTTCTTCTGCTATTTCTGGACGGCGATCACGTTCAATCCCAAAGACATGTCGGAGAATCTGAAGAACTTCGGCTCGTTCATTCCCGGATACCGCCCCGGCAAGCGCACCGCCGATTACCTGGAAAAGGTCATGGTCCGCATCACCTACGTGGGTGCCGGCTTTTTGGCCCTGGTGGCGATCATGCCGACCTTGGTGGCGAATACCGCCGAAATCGAGTACAACTTGGCAAGCTTCTACGGCGGCACGGGCTTGTTGATCGCCGTGAGCGTGGCCTTCGACCTGGTGCAAAAAATCGACAGCCACCTGGTGATGAGAAACTACAAGGGGCTTTTGGAGTAA